The Carassius carassius chromosome 34, fCarCar2.1, whole genome shotgun sequence genome has a segment encoding these proteins:
- the LOC132114414 gene encoding refilin-A-like, with protein MVGHLHLQAMDESLKGKNREGLLDSPDSGLPPSPSPPFYSLSPGILESRAGSCSTPNELQGYCRKETREGKLLPYLLLNSQGLDAKSRMYPVVYGESIEVNPKPEKEIKFNSAVKYASDRHFRDQVFCAQVPTATSFSETVVSVHNCTWRSYKSEVHFEPRHRPLHFQSTTIVFPKHTRNTYRTTLNYNGNRNAAGHRRFVSTVRLESTEDASPCIIYTEDL; from the exons ATGGTGGGGCATTTACATTTGCAAGCTATGGATGAGAGTTTGAAAGGAAAGAACCGGGAGGGACTGCTTGATAGTCCGGATTCAGGACTCCCTCCAAGCCCCAGTCCGCCCTTCTACTCTCTGTCACCGGGGATCCTCGAGTCGCGCGCCGGCAGCTGCTCAACCCCAAATGAGCTGCAAGGATACTGCAGAAAGGAGACCCGGGAAGGCAAACTG CTGCCATATTTGCTCCTGAACTCTCAAGGTCTAGATGCGAAGTCACGCATGTACCCTGTGGTCTATGGAGAGAGCATTGAAGTTAACCCCAAACCAGAAAAAGAGATCAA GTTCAACTCTGCAGTGAAGTACGCTTCAGACAGACACTTCCGTGACCAGGTGTTCTGTGCCCAGGTCCCGACCGCCACATCCTTCAGCGAGACGGTGGTGTCTGTTCATAACTGCACGTGGCGCAGCTACAAGTCAGAGGTTCACTTTGAGCCACGGCACAGGCCGCTACACTTCCAAAGCACCACCATCGTGTTCCCCAAGCACACCCGGAATACCTACCGCACCACGCTGAACTACAATGGCAACAGAAACGCAGCTGGGCACCGACGGTTTGTGTCCACAGTCAGGCTGGAGTCCACCGAGGACGCCAGTCCATGCATCATTTACACAGAAGACCTCTGA